In Selenomonas dianae, a genomic segment contains:
- a CDS encoding XRE family transcriptional regulator — MTTWSEFLEEQLKDPEFKREYDELEDWYQEELAQQRALNHDNKDSASPSSDHNAPHIAYA, encoded by the coding sequence ATGACTACATGGTCAGAGTTCTTGGAAGAACAGCTAAAAGATCCTGAGTTTAAGCGGGAGTATGATGAGCTTGAGGATTGGTATCAGGAAGAACTTGCGCAGCAGCGTGCATTGAATCACGATAATAAAGATTCTGCTTCCCCTTCTTCAGATCACAATGCGCCACATATAGCCTATGCCTAA
- a CDS encoding type II toxin-antitoxin system RelE/ParE family toxin: MNVIFYQKEDGTEPAKEFLKGLDPKMRAKVARTVNQLIAAGHSLRPPISKNLGDGIMELRTIFGNNISRVLYFFMVGDTAVLTNGFIKKTQKTPPEEIDRAKRYRDDYKRRNPS, from the coding sequence ATGAATGTTATCTTCTATCAGAAAGAAGATGGAACAGAGCCAGCAAAAGAGTTCTTAAAAGGGCTTGATCCTAAAATGAGAGCAAAAGTTGCTCGTACTGTCAATCAGCTGATTGCAGCGGGACACAGCCTACGCCCCCCGATTTCAAAAAATCTTGGTGATGGCATAATGGAACTCAGAACAATATTCGGCAACAATATTTCTCGTGTTTTATACTTCTTTATGGTTGGTGATACTGCTGTTCTCACAAATGGGTTCATTAAGAAAACACAAAAGACACCTCCGGAAGAAATAGACCGTGCAAAAAGATACCGAGATGACTATAAAAGGAGGAATCCATCATGA
- a CDS encoding DUF2442 domain-containing protein, with translation MLQPKVLDVQPLPDYKLLLLFETGEKKIFDVMPYIKGSWYEKLKVPAVFQTVHVSGATVTWADGQDIAPHELYDDSVPAV, from the coding sequence ATGCTACAGCCAAAAGTACTCGATGTACAGCCCCTTCCTGATTATAAATTACTGCTGCTCTTTGAGACAGGCGAGAAGAAAATTTTTGATGTAATGCCGTACATCAAAGGGTCATGGTACGAAAAGCTAAAAGTTCCCGCTGTTTTTCAAACAGTTCATGTATCAGGTGCTACAGTTACATGGGCAGATGGGCAGGACATTGCCCCACACGAACTCTATGACGATTCTGTACCTGCTGTTTGA